GGCTACATGGCCGCCATGCCAGGAGCAATGAGGGCCTAGTCCAAGGGCCAAAGGCAGTCTAAGGTATAGGATTGGTGAATAAATGGCCTACAATGTGGCTAATGGCTGCGTGGGTGATAAAGAGAGATAAGGCAGGAACAGCCAGTCCTTTGGTATTTTCTTTCTGCTACAGGCCCAGTGTGGTGGGTACTTTGAAAGAAGGCGGCTCTTGGATTGGCTAGGAAAACTTTATTATGCTCCACGTGTCCAGGGAGCTcatacatgcacacgcacactcacacaggcacacacagctAATACTGCTCACGGCACTGGCCACGGGCACAGAGTGGCCCTCGAGTTGAGAAGAGGCCCAGAATTGTGCTCTGGTCCCTCCTCACCATAGTCTCCTGCACTGCAGGCTGGGCCCAGATAGATAGGTATCGTGGAGGCAGCACCTTCACACTTCCAGGCCAGGACCCTTGCTCAGTCCTAGTGCCTGTACCAGGTCCTCTCCGAGCCCGCTCTTCAACGTCCGTCTCACTGCAAGGACAGAGCAGGGTTGGAGGGGGTTGATGGCGTTAAGGTGGGCAGTGGGTGTGTGGGGAATACTCACAAGACTTGCGGTTGCCACGGGAACGCTTGCGTTCCCGTGCACCTAAGGCACGAGGACTGCTCTTGGTCACTGACTGCACCAGCAGGTCCATGATCTCATCTGAAGTGTCACTGGGTAAACTGGAGCCTGGATGTTCTTCTGGGGGTACAGTGCAGGGCCCCACTGCTATGGGCATGACTGGGGAGCTGCTCTGGACCATGCCTGAGGGAGCCAGATAGGGAGGTGAGGCCACAGCGGACCCAGAGCCCACTGCCCCCAGCAGCCGTAGGTCCCACCTCTGCTGCGGCGGCCATGTGTGGTGTCCTCGGGCTTGCTGGCCAGCAGACTCTTCATGCTGGCGTGACTGTCGGCATCACCCTCTCCTGGCCCACTGCTCACAGCCACTGGGATAGATGGGTTGCTGGGGGTTTCCCCAGCCGCCACACCTGAGAACTTCTCGGtctggagagaggaaaggggCAGGTTGGGGGTAGAGGAAGAAAACCATGGGGGTGGCAGTCAAGACCCGGAAGGGACACCCACCTCGGTGATCATGCGTCCCCGGGTCTTGTTGCGCTCGCGGTACGTGGCcctcttctgctgctgctgcagcaccCGGTCCCGGCAAGTCCGATACTCCAGTGCGAACTCCCGCAGCGTGTGGCAGAACTGCATGACGCGCGCCTCACGGGCTGCCTGCGCTGTGTACCCCAGGTACAGCAGGAAGGCGTGGAACCTAGCcaggttggggtggggaggagtggtGAGTCCTGCTTGGGGTTTGAGGGATGGTGGTGGCAGTCCTGCCTCTCTCTGGCCCACGCCCCCACCTGTTGCAGACACGGCGGTGCACGACCCTCAGCGTGGCAACACGGCGGGTACAATGGGCCAGGAAGTGGGTGAGGCGGGCACGCAGGGCTGGAGCCAGCTCGTGCTTGGACAAGCTCCGCAGGCTGTCTTCAGCTGCCCGGCTCCGGCGCTCCAGCTGCCCCAGGTTCTCAGTCAGCTGCTCAAAGTCCACCTGGAAAAGCAGGGAGTACACACGCTATTGCCCCACAGAAAGACACCGCCTGagctgcctctgtgctgggcTGACTAGCCTGGGCCCTGAGGACACAGCCGAGATCCGGCCCCTGCCCTTCAAAAGCTCAGTCTAATGCAAGAGACAGACAAGTCCATTTGATGCAGTGGAGAACGGAAAAGGTTTCTTGGGTAAGTGGCAGCTAAACAGACCTAAAGACAGAGTAGGTGTAGCCATGCCTATAGAAGAAAGAGTTTCTGGCAGAGGACACAGCCCATGCGCACGCCTGTAGCCTAAGCAAGCCCTGGCCCGGCAGCCCActtagggagagggagagaagcagtGCTCCCTCATGCCACAGCCAGTCTTAGTCAAGCCTCTGGCAGGTGCTGACCTTGGCACAGCGGATCAGGGCAGGAATTTCTGAGTAGAGGTCAGAGGAATCAGGCCGGGTCTGGAGCACCAGGGAGCAGAGATGATGCAGCAGTGACTGTCGGTGTACCGTGTCTTTCACCTCTGACACCTTCTCCAGGTAGCTCAGCTCAAAGCCGCTGCTCTGAAACGACCCCGTCTGAGCCTGAGCCTGAGGCTGGCTGGCTCCAGATCCCCGGCTCCCGCCCTCATGTGCTCTCAGCTCACCTGGGATCCATTGAGGAAGTTGCCCACAGCCAGCAGGGTGGCCAGGATGCAGTGGAAGGTGGCATTTTGCACCAGCTGTTGCATGCCCACTTTCAGGTCAAACAGTGGCTCTGCAATTTCCTGGTGTGGGAGACCAGGGACTCAGACTAGGTGGTCATCATGCTCACCTGTTCCCACTGCCTGTCCCATCCCATGACCCAGGTACCCGCTCCATGCTGTCATAATCCAGCTTGAAGGCCCAGAGTTGTAGGCGGGCAGCCAGGCCCCTAATGGAAGCGAGAGTCATCAGGAAGTTCTCGGCTGGGCCCAGGGGCATGTCAGGATTGGCCAGCTGGGCCTCCTCGATCTTCTGCTGCTCCTCCTCTGTTGGCATCATGGTCAGTAGCTTCTGAGAATGCACCCACCGGCCCACATAGGCCACTCAGTGCTGGCCTGAGGCCtcaggtttgttgttgttttttttttgcggtgtgcgggcctctcactgttgtggcctctcccgctgcggagcacaggctccggacgcgcaggctcagcggccatggctcacgggcccagccgctctgtggcatgtgggatcctcccggaccggggcacgaacccgtgtcccctgcatcggcaggcggactctcaaccactgtgccaccagggaagccccagacctcaGGTATTGGTCTTGACTCCTCCCTAGGTCATCTGGGGCAGCCCCAGAGTCTGGGGAAATGCCAAGCCCATGCCCGCCACTGGAGGAACAGGAAATGCCCACTGACCAAAGGAGAGGACCGACCTTGCTGCACCCTTAGCTGGGTATCCCTACCTCAATGCCATCCTTGCTGACAGCAAACTCATCAAAGTTGAGCAGGGCAGCCTTAATGACGTGCACAGGTGGCAGCGTGGTTAGGCCGATGTTGATGGCGTTGCTGCGCTTGGGGTCCAGCACGGTGGTCACTGTGCGGCGGCCCTCACCAGCTTTCTTTGAAATTGGGGGAAGGGCAGTGTAAGATTGGGAAAAAGTCTAACTGGGGCAACAATCTCAGAGGGCACACCAAGGCCCCACTCTGAATAGCTAAATGGTGGGATTACCCCACAACCAGGGATCTGGGATGTGTAAGGCCTTGGGATGGGCTTAGACACTAGTTAGGGTTGGGCTGAATCCTTATTGAAGGACCTCAGTCGCTCCTCCTTTCtttgcctcggtttccccacgtGGGAAATGAGTGGCAGCCCCAGCAGTTCAGACGCTTGAGCTCTGATTGCCTCCCCTCTCCCTTAGGGTTACCTTGCAGACGAGGGCACATTTACCTTGGAAGGCAGCACGTCCTTGGCACGGGACTCGAACAGATGTTCTAGCCGGGCTGTATCCACTGAGACAGGCTCTAGTGAAGCCcacagggtggggcagggcccaAAGTGGCTGCCAGAGCCTCCATGGACCCCAGCCAGCTTTAGCTCCCGCCAGAAGAGTTTTACTGTCTTCCTCTTGGTGGGGAGGGCTAGGCCATCAGGTGCTGAGGGGGGAAGAGCGgcagctgggggtggtggtgggaagggGCTTTTgatgggtggggggggtgggggcggaggaGGTGGGGGGCCTCCCGGGAGCGGGGGCGGCAGGGGCAGGACCCCTTTCCCCGCCTCCACAGACTCCGTGTTCAGCACGTCCTGGTCTTCATCCTCCCCCAGATCTGAGAAGTCCAGGTCCCCAATGCAGAGGCTGGATACACTGGTAGGGAGCTCCCGGACGGGCTCAGCCTTGGGGCTTGGTGGGGCCAATGGCTCCTTGGGCTCTGGCTCGAGGCTGTGCCGAGTACAGAGCAGGATTTGAGGGGCAGCGCTCTGGGGTGTTCCGGGTGCAGGGGCTGGTTCTGGGGAGACCCGTAATTCTTGGGGGTCTAGAAAAAGGGAAACAGCCATCAGTGTCATATCCTCTGTGGAGCAACagggcaacatggatggattctGCCCACCCACCTGCTCACCTGGGTGTCCATCGACATCGACGGGCATGGCTGCAGCCAATGTCTCTGCCTGGCCCTGGGCCAGCGCAGCCTGCTTTTCTGTTTCTGCTGCTGCTACATTCTCCAGGAACCGGGCTCTGCGGGGAGGGACTTGTCAGTGAGGGTGTCTGACAGACCCCAGCCCAAGGTGGAGCACATGCCTTGCTGGGCCCCTGGGCACTGCCCCTAACTGcaggcacacacagacacacagggaacAGTCCATGCGCTGAGCAGTCCCAgaacctgccccccacccccgccaaggcCAGCCCCTGTTCAGTCTTCCACATATGGGGAGGGTCACTACCAACCCAGTATTCCCAGGTCAACATAGGGGGAAAAGTTCTACTTAACATCTAACTTGCAACCTTGCTCCTGTTCATGTTCACTGTTCTGATTCTAGACAAGGACCCTTAGAGTAGGGGGAGAGGACAGCTGTCCCAATGGGCACACCAGGCTGTCCCTCCCTTGGCGTGTCAAGCAGCTTCTGAGAGCTATGGCCTATGCCCAGAAAAGGGCCTGGTAAACGAAAGGCACTCAGTTTATGTTGAAGTAATAAAGGTGATCCCATCTCTTTTTTGGCCCCTCCAGCCTCTGTTGGCACTCAGTCTCTGTCCTTCCCTTAGATGGAGGTTGCTCCTCCACCTCCGCACCACACAGCACCCTAGATGCCCTTCCAGCCCTAATGCTGGGCTGAGGACTCAGGAGAATCAGCTCCAGGTTGGGAGTCCACATCCTCATCACTGATCAAAGCTGTTAAGATGTCACTGTTAAAGGACTGGGACCTCTATGACCCCAGTGAACTGTTTCCTAATACTTAGTCCTTGGGTAATTAAGGACACATAATTCTGGGAGAGTCCCCCAGCTCTGGCTGCATCAGGCACATGGAACCCCTGCTGGGGGAAGCAATGCTGAAGCCCTGAGCACATGGCAGGCCTGGCAGGCTGGCCTCTGTACTTACTCCAGCCTGGCCTGCCCAGTAGGGAACTGGGGAACAGATGGGCTCTCACGGGCCCTGGGTAGGGGGGAATGAGAGGAAGAAATGGTAATTGTGGTACGTGCTCCACCCCAAAGCCCAGTTGCTCACACCCATACAGAGCTGGGCAGTGATATCAGGGGTTCCTTCCCAGCCAcagtgggaagaggagggagtgggggaggcatGATGTGAGGAAACTGAAAGTGGAGGGGAGAGACGGACATGACGCAGTACAGGGTGCAGTAAAAGACAAAGAGCAAAACAGGAGAGTCAGAGACAGTGAcagagaaacaaaggaggaggTAGACAGACAGATGACATTGACAAAACAGGCAGAATgccagaaagaagaagagaagccGCAGGAGGAGGAGGTCCGGTCAGAGCCgaaccccaccccccagcagtcACTTACCAAACAGGAGCAGTTTGGTGAAgtctggaaagaaagagaaagaaagctcgCGTTTGGGCAGAGAAGTTTGGGCAGAGGAGGCGGAGGGCCCGTGGAAGGGCGCAGAATGGAGGGACAGTTGGAGAAAAGACTCCCGGGATAGCCTTCATCTCCCTACTTACTTGTAGATGCTCCTCTCGCAGGAGCTGTCGGGTGAGGGCGTCACGGAGATGTTAGGAAAGAGGCTCAAGGTGGTATGGAGGCCAGAGACTGAGCCCACAGCACTGGAGGTGGGGCCTGTAGGTGGGGCGGGGCCTATGGAGCTGGAGGTGGGGCCGGTCGGCAAGACAAGGCTGGCGGAGGAGGTGGAGACTACTGGTGAGGCGGGGCCTGTGGAGCTGGAGGTGTGGCCTGTCAGGAGGCAGGGCTCCTCCTGGCGGATCCACCCCTCCGCCAAGGCAGTTCGTTCTTACCCAGGCTCCGGGGAGCGCACTTCTAGAGATCGGCGGATCCTCTTGCCCTCCTCTGAGGGAGGTTTTCGGCGGGTGATGCGCCGCCCACCTGCGACGGCTTCTTCGATGTCCCCATCCTCCAACCGCAGGGCGCTCTAGGAGAGTTGAGCCCAGATGGGAGAGACTGAGGCCCAAGTAGGTGGGGTGGGGCACTGGAGaatggcctccctccctcctctcttctctcctgcctTCGGGCCCTGACAGCCCAGCCCGCTCAGCCCACCTCATAAAGCATAAGCTGGGCGCGCAGGTCGACGTCAGTGCCCGCGGTGCCCAAGTGGCGCTGGACCAGTGCCTCCATGCCCTGCTGCTCCAGTGCATCCGTCACGTCGTAGAAGGAGTCCTGATCCGGGAGCGCTGCCAGAGTCTGGAGGGTGGGGATAGGACGGCAAGGCTAAGCTGATGGAGACCAGAAGTCAAGAGCCCGAGGGGCCCAGAATGGCACTTGGTTCCCCCTTTGCTCCCCCATCCCACCTTGTTGATGAGGGTGACAGTGTACACCAGCAACTCGGGGTCAGCGCCATTCTTCTCCTCCAGGATGGACACCAAATTGGCCCATGGAAGAGCACCTGTCACCCAGATAGGGAGCAGTCATATGGGAACAAGCAGGAGAGAGGGCCCTGAGcaatggaggagggagggacagtTTCTGACCCGTGGTGCTGGCCACAGAGTTGACTGCACGGATGAACAGTGGTGCGTTGCTCTCAGAGTATTCCACAAACACCAGCAGCAGCTTCAGGGCTGTCTTCACCACCAAGCGGGACTGGGGGGAAGGGGTCACCATACATGAGTGGGGCTTGGGCCAGACCTGTGCTGGctcctggtggggagggggaaaggctcCTGGGGCTGGACCCAGAGAGGAGAGTCTAGGCAGAAAGAGTCATCTCTAGGCCCGGGTATTGAAGTGCCTTTGAGGCTTAGAGGGGCCACAGACCCCCTCCATTCCAGACCACtttgcagaagaggaagctgaggcccagagagaggcagTGGGAAAGGGGTGCATGGCTGGGTGGAGGGCCACTTACCAGGCTGGCACACAGTGTGTACAGCCACTGCACGGTCTCACTATGGGCCACCACTCCCAGCATCCCATCCACAAAAAGCATCAACTGGCctagtgctggggacacagggacaAGAAGAGGTCCGTAAGGGGGTCACTGAAGGCAGGGGTCATaggggaggggtgaggctgaCCTCGGAGGATGTAGCTCTGGTAGTTGTGGTCAGCAGCAGCGCCCACATGGATTAGGCAACTCAGCCCCTCCGAGTGCACGAATTCAGGCACCAGGTCCTTGTCCTCCTGCGAGCACCATGGGGGAGTTTAGTGGGGGGAGGCTCAGCCTGgatgcccacccccagcccacctctgGGCCTCACCTGGAAGATCTGCTTTAGTGAGAAGAGGGAGCGGCGGAGCTCAGGGCCACTGGAGCCATACAACTTTTCTGCAAGAGGCAGGTGGGCATGGAAACCTCCAGGGAACACACCAcaagccccccaccctcttctaCTGGGACACAACCACAACCCCCCATCAAAGAATCTTCTAGTACTCTTGaaccccccacctcctcctccactccCTGACTCTGGGCAAGCCCGACCACAGTCAAGCAGCTGCCCTGGAAGAAGAGGTCAGGATAGGAATGGGAGGAGTCGTACATCCTGTCTCCCAGCTGCTCTGTCTGCTGTCCAGCACAGGCCTGAAAGAAACTGAGACAaccggggcgggggggaggggaggcactgGACGCTGATATCCTCACACACTCACCTAAGATGGCATTGACTCTCAGAGAGAGCTGGGTCCGCAGGATCAGAGTAGGCTTCCGCCCTTTGCTGGAATCAAGTAGCTCAGTCAGCAGCTCCCAGCCCATTCTTCAGGGTCCCTCCACCCACACCAAGGCAGCCAAAACCTGGCCACAGCTCCTTTCTCCCCAGATGCTCTCCAAGCCAAAGGGTTGTCCAGATAGGAGGGTTTGAAGAACACAGGCATCTCAGGTATGTAGGAGAGCCCCCACCCCGATCCCAGGCAGCAGGTAACACTGGCCAGGCCTTGGGATTCCCCTGGCACAGTTCCCTGGGGTGGTAGGAGGAGACCCACAGCCCTGGCTAGAGATCAAGTGTCTTGGCTGCTGACACCTGAGCCAGCCCCTCCAGCATGGGGGCAAGGGTGGGAGCCAGCCTAGCCTTCCTGTCCCCATCAGCTCTGACCTGATCTCTTCAAAGAAGCCCTCCAGCATCTCCCGCTGCTCTTCTAGGGACAGCTCAGGGTCCAGGTAGTATCCAGACGGAGACACTTGCAGGGCACAGTCCTCTAGCTGGGGGCAAAAGGAACAGCTGTCAGGGCTGGGGAAGAGGTGGCAGGAGTACGTATGGAGACCCCATGACCTCCTACCTCCCACTCAGGGTGCTGGCAGAGGCACACCACAAGGGCCTGCAGTGCAACCATGCATTCCTTCAGCAGTCATTTCTCATGGGCCTACTATATGCAAAGCCCATGTGGCTCAAAGAGCTTTCTCCTGGCTCATACCTACCCATTCTTTAGGTTTCAGATTAGataatgcttcttttttttgccccgccatgcagcttgtgggatcttagttccctgaccagggatagaacccgcgcATTTGGCAgtaaaagcatggagtcctaaccactggacagccagggaattcccagataaTGCTTTATTGGAAAGCCTTCCTGGACTTCTCTAGCCAATGCTATGAAAATCCCTCCAGCCCTTGTGTGTACCCTCCTCTGAGGCCTTCCACACAGCATTATCACATCCTAGACACTAGTCTCCTTCCCCACTAACCGTGTGTTCTCTGGGTTCAGGCACCATGTCTGTCTTGTCCATGCAATATCTGCAGAGCCTATCACAGCACTCAGCACACAGCAAGTGCTCCCTAAATGGTTGTTGAGCTACTGAACATGAATGAGGAAGGGGAATGGAGAGAAAATAGGAGGAAGTTCCTGCTTTCAAGAAAGTTTGCAGCTGTGAACATTCAACACTCAGGGAGAAAGTGTTAAGAATGCTGGGAGGTGCAAACCCAGCCGAGAGGGGGACGTGTGTCTCCCCGAGTTAAGATAGTGAGGAGAAGGGCTCCCAGTCCCTCCAAGCCTGAGGGTCTTTGCCCTGCCCCAAGTGGGCTACACTCACCATGGTCCTAGCTGGACCTCAGAGACCTCCAAGAGGCCTATTAAACACCAGTTTTTAAGGTCTGACTCAGTCACCCTACAGTGGGTCCCTGGAACCTGCACCGTAACAAGAAGTCAGGTGCTCCACCCATGAGTCTGCTGCCCATGTCTCCCACCCCCCTGAGCTGGctccccaccatcaccaccaccaccaccaccaccaccaggatGACTCTTGGCCCCTTGAGAAGTGCCTGTAGAGAAGCCTAGTGAGGTGACCCTGGAGAGTCTGAGGGCAGCACCGTGCCACTCCTTGATGCCTCCACCATGTAGCACAGTGCCAGTGTGCACGGCTCAGTAAAGTTCCCTTGACTTGAGTGGTGGTGCTTCTTGAGAGGCCCAGGGAAAGCCCACCTCTGGAGAGGCAGAGTGTCTTCTGGTCTCCATCTTACTGGGAAAGTCAACCCCAACATTTGTCCTGATGTTctgccagccctgccctgctcttGACCCAGCCCAAGGACTTCCAGCTGCCCTTGGTCCCCTGGGGTTAAGAGAGTCCAGCTCCTGCCCCTACCCCTCCTCTGCTTAGTACCCCTGCTCATGCCTGAGAGCCTGAGTTCAGCCTGTAAGGCCCTTTGGTGACACCCACACCTCCcactccttcccaccccccagGCTCCTGCGTGGGACATGGGACATAGGACAAACACTCCAGCCTGTTTTCTGTCCCACTTCCTGCTTGGCTGCCCGCCCTCCCTTGGGCAGGCCTGGCCTCTCTCCCCTCACTGGGAGCAGCGTCATCCTCTCCAGGGCCTACTGGGAATGGGCCCTGAGATGGGGCAGCAAGGCCCCAGGGCTGGGGTCCTTTGTCCAGGGCCAGCTCAGCTGAGGGCAGCCCCACATTCCTCCTGATTCCTCTTCCCACATGGTGACTCACCagccaaccccccacccccacccccagccaggcACAGCTACATCTCCTTCTGCCTTGGACTGGAGGACTCTGGGACCCTAGAGAAACATATTTCCCCCAAAGTTACAAACCCCCTCAGAGACCCCCCCAAATCACACACATATAGAATagctcattcattcaaatattcacGAACCAGGCTGGTTTTAGGTGCTGAGGACATAGCAGGGAACAAGATACTGTCTCTGCCTTCCCTGTCTTCCAACCCCGCTGGGGAGGCAGGCAGGTCTGACTCAGAAAAAGGCCACAAATAAATGTAGAAGCACAACTGCCACGGGTGCTAagaaaggggaggggtggggtgctgTAAAGGTAAACACTGGAGGAGTGAGCAGATTCTGCCTGGGAGTGGCTTACACACCCAAGAATACAGTCAGGCAGGGTATATATGTGCTACTGGCCATGCACAGGTGAGAAGCACAGCCACAGAAAGCTCAGGTCCAGCAAGCTGTCTTCCCATCCTGCATGCACACTTGCAGGCTCTAATTCCAAGTGAGCTGAGCATGGCCCTCGCCTTCCAGAATACCTGCAACCATTTGGGGCAGGGTCCTGAATGCTCTACCACCCCCAGCCTCCTCAGATGAGCCCCTTTCCCTCTGTGGTGGTAGCAGTGGCTCCCTAGCCACTTCACCTGTCTTATCCTGCCAGGGCCCCATTTCTGGGGAGGAGGTCCAGAGGTAACAGCCATCCCAAAGCCTCCGGGACAATGCCCCCCACCCTTAACTGTCTGTCCTGGGTGGAGATGGAGCGGGGAGCAGGGTCAGGCAAGCTCCAAGGAGCGGAGACTTCCTGCCAGCTGGGTGTTGCTTGTCCCTCACATCCCTGGCCCCTTCCTGGAgtcacccttcttttttttttaatttttaaattttatttattttttatacagcaggttcgtattagttatctattttatacatattagtgtatatatgtcaatcccaatcgcccaattcataccaccaccaccaccaccaccaccaccaccaccaccaccaccaccaccaccaccaccaccaccaccaccccctgccactttccccccttggtgtccatatgtttgttctctacatctgtgtctctatttctgccctgcaagccggttcatctgtagcatttttctaggttccacatgtatgcgttaatatacgatatttgtttttctctttctgacttcactctgtatgacagtctctaggtccatcctggGGTCACCCTTCTGAGCGTCAAACCTCTGGGCCTTGTTTCTCACACGCTGGAGCTGGGCCAGGCTGGCGTAAGCCCAAACCCTAGTCCCTGAGGACAGTACTTGGAGTCAGCACAGGGTCAGTGTAGGCCCACATgttggactccctcctggctcttGTCTTCCACACTTCTCTGATGTTTGTCTTGGGGTGGAATCTCTCCCTTATTCTTCCCAGGCTCAGCCCCTCGCTTCAGCCTCCAGCCcacttttctctatttatttatttgtttatatttattgaggtatagttgatttacaatattgtataagtttcaggcgtacaacatagtgatccacaatttttaaaaattatacttgggaattccctggaagtccagtggttaggactccatgctttcaccgCCTGAGCCtgagttctatccctggttgtcaggtaactaggatcccacaagctgcgcagcatggccaaaaaaaaaaaaaaaaaaaactccatttaaaattgttatagggcttccctggtggtgcagtggttgagagtccgcctgccgatgcaggggacgcgggttcgtgccacggtccgggaagatctcacatgccccggagcggctgggcccgtgagccgtggccgctgaggctgcgcgtccggagcctgtgctcctcaacgggagaggccacgacagtgagaggcccgcataccgaaaaaaaaaaaattgttataaaatattggctatattccttgtgctgtacaatatatccttgtagcttatttattttatatatagtagcttgtaccttttaatctcctacccctatcttgccccagCCCACTTTTCTCTTGATTCCTTGGGCTAGGCTTTTCTGGCAGCCCAAACCAACTTGTTACATACGGTTTTACAAGCTTAGGACACCATGTTGCCTACTACCCAATATTTTTCATAACAGTATAATCGAGTGAGAATGCCAGGGGCAAGGAAGATGGAGAAAAGTGCAGAACTACATGCTGAAGGACTCttgttttaggaaataatttGTTAActacctttttcttctcctttcctaaGAATGTAAGACCCTGTGTTCTGATGACCCTCCTTCCCTTTTATCTTGGGTCTCCAACTGGACCTTGGCTTCCTGAATGAGACAACATGAATGGGTCTTGAGGAGGGAAGCCCACATTTGTTATGCCTCCCCTGTGTCACACACTGGGCTGCCTGGTTCCTTCGATTCTCCTGATAatccttttacaggtgaggaaaccaaggctcagaaattCTGTGAATGTGCCCCAGGCTGAATGGAACCAGGGCTAACTGACCTAGATCCTGGGCCAATGGACTTTGGAAGTGCTCCAGGGAACCCTGCAGGGGAGGTGGAGTGAGGGCTGGAGACCGCCCCTCAGCTTTCTGAACTGTGCAAATACCCCAAACTGGTCCTCTTAGTTCCAGCAAGGGAAcacaaatgaacacacacacatcatacaCATTGGGGTAACAGTGCGTACTTCTGCCAGGACTAGTTTCGGGTCCCTTACCAGGCTGCAACCCAGAATGAACAGATTGGACATGCTGGCCCCAGGGAAAGATGGGAGGAGACCATGACTCATGCCCACTTCACAATCTTCTATAGTCTCCCAAATAGACCtccacaacaaaaaaaggaaagggctCAGTTCATCACCAGAGCACCCCATCTTACCCTTAAGAATCTTCCGGGACCCCTCCAGTTGGTCCCTGTCCCAGAAGGTCAGGTTCACACTTTAGCCCCTTTGTCACAACTGCTCCTGAGGGATAAACTGAGGCTGGAGTAGGGATGGGCAAGGTCAGGAAACAAGTACCACCCCTGTTCCACTCTAATGTTTAGCAGCAGTTGGGGAAACAAAGTTGCTGGTAATGAACAGATTTCTAGGGCTATCTCTGCTGCTAGGAA
Above is a genomic segment from Kogia breviceps isolate mKogBre1 chromosome 18, mKogBre1 haplotype 1, whole genome shotgun sequence containing:
- the FHOD1 gene encoding FH1/FH2 domain-containing protein 1 isoform X6 encodes the protein MAGEEDRGDGEPVSVVTVRVQYLEDTDPFACANFPEPRRAPTCSLDGALPLGAQIPALHHLLGAPLKLEDCALQVSPSGYYLDPELSLEEQREMLEGFFEEISKGRKPTLILRTQLSLRVNAILEKLYGSSGPELRRSLFSLKQIFQEDKDLVPEFVHSEGLSCLIHVGAAADHNYQSYILRALGQLMLFVDGMLGVVAHSETVQWLYTLCASLSRLVVKTALKLLLVFVEYSESNAPLFIRAVNSVASTTGALPWANLVSILEEKNGADPELLVYTVTLINKTLAALPDQDSFYDVTDALEQQGMEALVQRHLGTAGTDVDLRAQLMLYESALRLEDGDIEEAVAGGRRITRRKPPSEEGKRIRRSLEVRSPEPGLVLPTGPTSSSIGPAPPTGPTSSAVGSVSGLHTTLSLFPNISVTPSPDSSCERSIYKLHQTAPVWARESPSVPQFPTGQARLEARFLENVAAAETEKQAALAQGQAETLAAAMPVDVDGHPDPQELRVSPEPAPAPGTPQSAAPQILLCTRHSLEPEPKEPLAPPSPKAEPVRELPTSVSSLCIGDLDFSDLGEDEDQDVLNTESVEAGKGVLPLPPPLPGGPPPPPPPPPPPIKSPFPPPPPAAALPPSAPDGLALPTKRKTVKLFWRELKLAGVHGGSGSHFGPCPTLWASLEPVSVDTARLEHLFESRAKDVLPSKKAGEGRRTVTTVLDPKRSNAINIGLTTLPPVHVIKAALLNFDEFAVSKDGIEEIAEPLFDLKVGMQQLVQNATFHCILATLLAVGNFLNGSQSSGFELSYLEKVSEVKDTVHRQSLLHHLCSLVLQTRPDSSDLYSEIPALIRCAKVDFEQLTENLGQLERRSRAAEDSLRSLSKHELAPALRARLTHFLAHCTRRVATLRVVHRRVCNRFHAFLLYLGYTAQAAREARVMQFCHTLREFALEYRTCRDRVLQQQQKRATYRERNKTRGRMITETEKFSGVAAGETPSNPSIPVAVSSGPGEGDADSHASMKSLLASKPEDTTHGRRSRGMVQSSSPVMPIAVGPCTVPPEEHPGSSLPSDTSDEIMDLLVQSVTKSSPRALGARERKRSRGNRKSLRRTLKSGLGEDLVQALGLSKGPGLEV
- the FHOD1 gene encoding FH1/FH2 domain-containing protein 1 isoform X3, with the protein product MAGEEDRGDGEPVSVVTVRVQYLEDTDPFACANFPEPRRAPTCSLDGALPLGAQIPALHHLLGAPLKLEDCALQVSPSGYYLDPELSLEEQREMLEGFFEEISKGRKPTLILRTQLSLRVNAILEKLYGSSGPELRRSLFSLKQIFQEDKDLVPEFVHSEGLSCLIHVGAAADHNYQSYILRALGQLMLFVDGMLGVVAHSETVQWLYTLCASLSRLVVKTALKLLLVFVEYSESNAPLFIRAVNSVASTTGALPWANLVSILEEKNGADPELLVYTVTLINKTLAALPDQDSFYDVTDALEQQGMEALVQRHLGTAGTDVDLRAQLMLYESALRLEDGDIEEAVAGGRRITRRKPPSEEGKRIRRSLEVRSPEPGSTGPASPVVSTSSASLVLPTGPTSSSIGPAPPTGPTSSAVGSVSGLHTTLSLFPNISVTPSPDSSCERSIYKARFLENVAAAETEKQAALAQGQAETLAAAMPVDVDGHPDPQELRVSPEPAPAPGTPQSAAPQILLCTRHSLEPEPKEPLAPPSPKAEPVRELPTSVSSLCIGDLDFSDLGEDEDQDVLNTESVEAGKGVLPLPPPLPGGPPPPPPPPPPPIKSPFPPPPPAAALPPSAPDGLALPTKRKTVKLFWRELKLAGVHGGSGSHFGPCPTLWASLEPVSVDTARLEHLFESRAKDVLPSKKAGEGRRTVTTVLDPKRSNAINIGLTTLPPVHVIKAALLNFDEFAVSKDGIEKLLTMMPTEEEQQKIEEAQLANPDMPLGPAENFLMTLASIRGLAARLQLWAFKLDYDSMEREIAEPLFDLKVGMQQLVQNATFHCILATLLAVGNFLNGSQSSGFELSYLEKVSEVKDTVHRQSLLHHLCSLVLQTRPDSSDLYSEIPALIRCAKVDFEQLTENLGQLERRSRAAEDSLRSLSKHELAPALRARLTHFLAHCTRRVATLRVVHRRVCNRFHAFLLYLGYTAQAAREARVMQFCHTLREFALEYRTCRDRVLQQQQKRATYRERNKTRGRMITETEKFSGVAAGETPSNPSIPVAVSSGPGEGDADSHASMKSLLASKPEDTTHGRRSRGMVQSSSPVMPIAVGPCTVPPEEHPGSSLPSDTSDEIMDLLVQSVTKSSPRALGARERKRSRGNRKSLRRTLKSGLGEDLVQALGLSKGPGLEV